CAACTCAACttaactcataatcaaatgagtttatgATTAAATGAGTTATAGGTTGACCCAACCCATTTAATAAAATGAGTTGcgtcaacccataactcatttaatttgatgggttgagttgttaaacGGTTTAACCAATTTAcgtaataatttaattaataattattataaaacaataataaataattataattattaataattattaattcattatcatcaaacttagaaTATTTACGGATTCTAATTTTTATAGGTTTATGTTTTCGGCGGGAAAATtatgggtttacgtttttggcgggaaaatcacgggtttacgtttttgacgggaaaattacaggtttatgtttttggcgggaaaatcacgggtttacgtttttggcgggaaaattaccgggcttacgtttttggcgggaaaatcacgggtttacgtttttggcgggaaaattacaggtttacgttttggcgggaaaatcacgggtttacgtttttggcgggaaaattacaggtttacgttttggcgggaaaatcacgggtttacgtttttttgcggaaaaattacgggtttacgtttcTGCagaaaaatcacgggtttacgtttttggcgggaaaattaccgggcttacgtttttggcgggaaaatcacgggtttacgtttttggcgggaaaattacaggtttatgttttggcgggaaaatcacgggtttacgtttttttgcggaaaaattacgggtttacgtttcTGCagaaaaatcacgggtttacttttttggcgggaaaattacaggtttacgttttggcgggaaaatcatgggtttatgtttttggcgggaaaatcacgggtttacgtttttggcgggaaaattacagatttacgtttttggcgagaaaatcacgggtttacgtttttttggCCGGAAAATTACGTGTTTACGTTTCTGCgagaaaatcacgggtttacgttttttggtgggaaaattacggatttacgttttggcggaaaaatcatgggtttatgttttttgcgggaaaattacgggtttacgtttttggcggaaaaattacgggtttacgtttttggcgggaatatcacgggtttacgtttttggcggaaaaatcatgggtttacgtttttggcgggaaaattacgggtttatgttttttggtggaaaaattacgagtatactttttctcaatttcatcgcttgtatatttaagaaatttggaaaaaaatgattttattaaattggtttagatgtgttggttaaacttagATTGACATTGGTTtaaagattttagttggtttaattcaatttataaaacttgatgggttaattgggtaaaccattaaccattataacccaactcattttactcattAAACCAATTGACTTAataactcatttgacccatAAACTCATTggagtcaaaattttcaactcattagggttatgggttgagttgagttgagttgatCCATGAATTTTGAGCTATTTTGACAACCATGAGTTGATGCTATCATTTTGCATTCTCCGTTTCAAATGAAACGACAATAGCAAACTGAATTCGATACTACAACATTATTTTCGTGATGCAATGTTAAAGAATTTAGATGAATACACTTGTGAAGATGACATTTTCAGTTTGaagtaataattattaattagtgATCTCCATTATCGCAGGACAATAGATATTAATAGCCTCTTTTTACACTATCCAAATGAAAATGATACTTATGTTTAGAGTTTAAAAGAAACTGTGATCATTGACTATAAAGTTAGATTATGATTGGAACCGATAAAAGacttataaaataattgtaGTGTCTATAATTGTTTACATAATAACTTAAAATGTGTATAATGCaatcaaaattacaaaaaaaaaaaaggaaacatcactatatttaatgatttttttttatcatagtaatatttgtataaatttataggaattattaatttatgatatttttgagGTCATATATACATAGgagttttcttattatttctAACTGTGTTAACTTTAACATTAACGTAACTCGAAGCTAAATATATTTACTACTTTATTAGTAGGGAAGTCTAATCCGGTTTGGATGTAGATTATACATTTATACCTACAGTATTAgtatttgttggtttttgttgAATGTATGTATGTCTCGTATAGTGTCTTGATTCATTTGGTCATTGTACATTAGTACTGATATAAACCGGTCTAAATTATTGTTGTTTCTGGCTAAGGGTTCCTGACCTCCTATTTATTAAAAGCCGAGTCCATATACTTAACAAACCGCACCATCTACATGTAACATGTCTCAGAATTAGTGAGAGTAAGTTTAAAAACTCTTCAGTTTGGTTTTTGGGTTGATTTTCAAATTACACTGTTTCAGCTCAACGCTTATCAGCTTAACTGGTTTGGACACTAAATCTTCCAATGATGAATACCGAACCGGTAACGTATCAGCCAATTCCTACTCGTCACTCTGGTCGTCAATCAcagaaaaaagttttagtttattattaaAGAGCGAGGGAAAGAGAGGAAAACCTCGAGATCACAAATTCACTAGAAACGAAGAAAGAcggtagaagaagaagaagaagaaatcacgTGAGTATTGTTGGTGACCGAGACGAGGCCTTTTTGTGCTTTGAATCGTTTCAGTCACTTAATAAGATTCCTATATTCGGAAAGCTTTCTACTTCGGGAAAGTTTTCCTTctacgttttttcttttcttttcaataatttatttattttttagttcttGCAAAAAAATTCAGGAATATGACCCATAAACTACTAATCTAATAGGCCTTTTCACATATTCCCCACTTACTTGGGCTAGGCCTGAGTTATGCAAAActaaaagtaaagaaaaacaaaaatcaatgcaTAAAGCTTCGGCTCTATCTAAAGTACATTTTCTGATGTGTCaatgattgaaatttttgtgATATGATAGTCTTAACATAGTAGCAAACCACAAAAAGGTCGATCCAAATCAATACTATCAAGCTATATGAAACAATGTATCTGATTAATTGATTATAGATAAGATAAAACCAACAGTTACAAGATTACAACAAGACACCATGGATAAAGAAGCTGTATTGGTGTTTCTTATAGTTCGTCATGTTGTTGTGTAGCAATGTCACCTGCCATTACAATGGGGTTTGGTTGGTCAGTGATCATAAGTCATAACAGATAATACTTGAATCGAGGAAAGAGGTAAGAGTTTAAGAAGTAATATAGGGGgtgaagaaaataaacctGAAACTACATCCTTGAAGAAAAACTTTATCTCTCTTTCAGCTGACGATGTTGAATCCGAGCCGTGCACACAGTTCTTCTGTGAGTTCTTACCACATAATGCTCTGATGCTACAGAAACAAGAGAAGGCCATATTATAAGTAAATAGGATCAAAGAACAACCTAATGATTCATAACAAGTCAGAGAACGATTTCAAGTAATACAGCTTACGACTATATTCATCTTAGCCCTCACATTTGAGTTTGCAAAGTCAAGAATTGTGTTTGGCAACAAATCGAACCTGTGAGGGTGAGATATCTTAGCCTTTTCCGCATCTGTTGGACCGATTAAATCACGCCAATCAGAAACTGCATTTCGCTTCTCCAATACCATCACCAACACCGGACCACTTGTTTCAAAGATACAGTTTACACACATTAGCAAATGCAGACATAGCAGAGATTGCGGAAGAATTATGGCAAGCACACTAAACAGAACTTACCAACCTCGTCATGTATGTAACAAGATGAGGAAAAAAGCTCCTCGATGAGTGCTCCTCGTAAAACGCAGAAGCTGTCTCCTTGTCCAGCTGAGTAAGCATCTCCTTGACGATATTGAAACCAGCCTCAACGACGAtcgttttgatttcttcagtATAGTTACCAGAGACTCCATCTGGCTTTATCATAGCCAATGTTCTCTCTTCACTACTTGCTCCATAACCTAAACACCTAACAGTTTTATCAATAAACCCTAATCGGTGAAAAAAATTGGAAGGCAAGCAACTACAAGATTCATCCGGGAAGTATTAATTTAGATTCAGAGCGAGAGAGAAGTTATCAATTGGATTGAAACTCAACTCTCAGATCCATTGCAATTGAGTTCACAGACAAACCGATAAGGTCGGATTATTCATACTAAGGAAAACAATAGAACCCCTAGAATTTCTCGCTCACCTGACCGGCGACAAGGAGACAGAGGCgagaaggaggaggaacaaTATTTGATATGTGATTCCTGACATTGACTTGACCGGAGAACACAAATTCGGCAACCTATCAGACGAATTAGGACGATGTAACCCCGAAATTTATGAAAGCCGGAGGAAAATTGTGTTCGGAGAAGCTAATGTCGTCGAGTTTGCTCCTCCTGCCGGAAAACTCTGAAACGCGCGTTTAACGTCGACTTAAAAGGGCTAAAACCCGAAtcttataatcttatataatcAAAGccatttttgacaaaaaaaaaaatatatatatatatatttaagtttgGGCCTatcaacatttttaaaaaaaatattagggCCCGATTGATAATAACTGTTAGGCTGTAGAGACAAACactcttatttttattatatatttttttttaaaaatataaattatgctaaaaaataaatatgtttggtAATATAGGGgcaaaataaatttgttaataagaaagttttcaaaaaaatttaaattcataaataaagaaatactGTAGTAAATAATTTcagcaaataaaaagaaaaaaaaaatcatataaagatacagtttggttattattattaatttttaattaaccAACTAGATATTGTACTTAACTAAAACGTCTCACTGATTTCGTACACAGATATTGTACATCGATTACGCTGGCaaagatatttttagttaGAAAATGCTTTTATGGCTAAAACATGGAAATGTGGATGATTTTGCCAAATGGTAAAGATAAAACATGATCTTAAGGTCTGGCCGTAAATTACCCATTTAAAGAAATGGATcgagttttgatttgatttatttttcacatTCTATCAAAATGGATCTAGTTTTGAACAAATTCAACTTCATATTCAAAGTGCCTATCTAAGACATAAACATAACAAGACATTTCATTTATTAGTTAGTTACgctataataaatattattttctatttgagATTAAGACATTACTCAAGTTTAAATGCTGCAAAACTCGTTTTTTGAATCTAACAAATTatattgaaagaaatttttttttttttttttttataactcaGTGTCCAGACCACACAGTGATCTGACTAGTCCATTGGGCCGAAACCCGCGATCAGGGATTTTTGAGCCTCTACTTAAGGGCCCCCTGAAACTGGTGGTCTAAGGCGCCTGAGCAAGTCCGCATGTTAATTCCCTGGTGGCCAGGAATCGAACCCGGGTGGCGGGCGCCTCAGTCGAGGTTCCTTTACCACCAGACCACGATGCCtggttaagaaagaaaaaaaaacttatacaTATGAATGTAAACTTTTCTTAAACCgaatcataaatatattttatctatCCTTGATTTTGATCTTGCCTTGAAGCAAACACACTTGAATCCCTCTTGCATACATCTTCCCAAACTTGATTATTAAACTAGTCGGTACACGTCTGTTGTACACTTAGTTCACTGATAAGGGTATTTTGtcctaaaatatattaatggCTAATTGGTGAGAGTCTAACTTGACTTTGCCAACTGGTGAAGAGAAAATTCATCACTAAggtgaaaatttctttaaatagTAAGCGCTATGAAAATGGTATCTCATAAGCgaacatttgaaaatttgCATTTAAGAGAAGTAGTTACTCACAGTtaccagaaaaagaaatagtagCTAAGCAATCAAATAAAACTTGGTTGCCTACAAAAAAGAACTTGGAagcctacaaaaaaaaaaagaacttggAATGCACAGTACGAAACGTttacaacaaagaaaagaaaagaaaacaaagcaaagaagaaagaaaattggaAAACAGATTGCTTGGTGCAAAGCAATCTCAGGCTCAGTGcaagataagagaaaaattaagGTACACACTTTACTTCTTGGAACATCAAACCCCTCCCTCCACTTAGGTTagaaaacttcttcttcgaatAGTTGAATTGGAATAGTATTGGACAACAGTGATGGATATTGAGAATGCTACAACTGGAAATCAAACTGAAGGACAATTTAGCTTTTTAACATTGAGGAATCGTTCCCGTTTATCGGGAAAACTTCCATTTGTACCGAATAGAAAGAATGAGATTGTTTTCTTGGATTTCAAGAGAACCGTTGGATGAAAACATATTCAacgatggagaagaaaaaaaattctttgtttattggaaGTTTATTGAATGGTTTCTTATGGTTGCAGTCACTGCTGTGATAATCATAACCATTTCAATTTGTTCCT
This sequence is a window from Arabidopsis thaliana chromosome 1 sequence. Protein-coding genes within it:
- a CDS encoding Nucleoside diphosphate kinase family protein (Nucleoside diphosphate kinase family protein; FUNCTIONS IN: nucleoside diphosphate kinase activity, ATP binding; INVOLVED IN: UTP biosynthetic process, GTP biosynthetic process, CTP biosynthetic process; EXPRESSED IN: 23 plant structures; EXPRESSED DURING: 15 growth stages; CONTAINS InterPro DOMAIN/s: Nucleoside diphosphate kinase, core (InterPro:IPR001564); BEST Arabidopsis thaliana protein match is: nucleoside diphosphate kinase 2 (TAIR:AT5G63310.1).) — protein: MIKPDGVSGNYTEEIKTIVVEAGFNIVKEMLTQLDKETASAFYEEHSSRSFFPHLVTYMTSGPVLVMVLEKRNAVSDWRDLIGPTDAEKAKISHPHSIRALCGKNSQKNCVHGSDSTSSAEREIKFFFKDVVSGDIATQQHDEL
- a CDS encoding Nucleoside diphosphate kinase family protein (Nucleoside diphosphate kinase family protein; FUNCTIONS IN: nucleoside diphosphate kinase activity, ATP binding; INVOLVED IN: in 6 processes; LOCATED IN: endomembrane system; EXPRESSED IN: 23 plant structures; EXPRESSED DURING: 15 growth stages; CONTAINS InterPro DOMAIN/s: Nucleoside diphosphate kinase, core (InterPro:IPR001564); BEST Arabidopsis thaliana protein match is: nucleoside diphosphate kinase 2 (TAIR:AT5G63310.1); Has 9030 Blast hits to 8806 proteins in 2558 species: Archae - 289; Bacteria - 4566; Metazoa - 1151; Fungi - 165; Plants - 382; Viruses - 117; Other Eukaryotes - 2360 (source: NCBI BLink).); its protein translation is MSGITYQILFLLLLASVSLSPVRCLGYGASSEERTLAMIKPDGVSGNYTEEIKTIVVEAGFNIVKEMLTQLDKETASAFYEEHSSRSFFPHLVTYMTSGPVLVMVLEKRNAVSDWRDLIGPTDAEKAKISHPHSIRALCGKNSQKNCVHGSDSTSSAEREIKFFFKDVVSGDIATQQHDEL
- a CDS encoding Nucleoside diphosphate kinase family protein, which encodes MIKPDGVSGNYTEEIKTIVVEAGFNIVKEMLTQLDKETASAFYEEHSSRSFFPHLVTYMTSGPVLVMVLEKRNAVSDWRDLIGPTDAEKAKISHPHRFDLLPNTILDFANSNVRAKMNIVVSCIT